In Xenopus laevis strain J_2021 chromosome 2S, Xenopus_laevis_v10.1, whole genome shotgun sequence, a genomic segment contains:
- the gli1.S gene encoding zinc finger protein GLI1 isoform X2: MASRQCPPAAVFNSMNPPVNSYVEHCYLRSPNVMAEGMSEMPYCHQTNLMTSHHGFGLAQASDHLAGSRFSTPRSTMKLSKKRAMSISPLSDASIDLQTMIRTSPNSLVAFINSRCPSASGSYGHLSIGTISPSLGYQNCLNHQRPQGGSYGNNPLMSYNSHEHLSSRGVGMLQPRSTVKHCQLKSEPLSSTGLDSIGSKRLDDVSEGDISSPASVGTQDPLLGLLDGRDDLEKDDGKHEPEIVYETNCHWESCTKEFDTQEHLVHHINNEHIHGEKKEFVCHWQDCSRELRPFKAQYMLVVHMRRHTGEKPHKCTFEGCNKAYSRLENLKTHLRSHTGEKPYVCEHEGCNKAFSNASDRAKHQNRTHSNEKPYVCKIPGCTKRYTDPSSLRKHVKTVHGPEAHITKKHRGDGMLRAQPGHEGPGNQNVKGENQLDMEASSACKEDGRLAVPDITLKSQPSPGGQSSCSSERSPLGSTNNNDSGVEMNANTGGSFEDLTNLDDIPSVDSMGTAGASALRKLENLRIDKLNQLRKTPSSGKMVKLPSIHNSGPQGDMSVVCGPLGMSHNQHGIELPASSHVNHLNDRRNSTTSTMSSAYTVSRRSSVVSPYPPNQRAGDSGNMVDSYDISTDPSGHSNEAVCASGLPGLTPAQQYRLKAKYAAATGGPPPTPLPNMERMNTNNRMAFASSDYRGSAISSLQRRHSSNEYHNYGTGIIHPAQAPGAGIRRASDPARTGGDIQAVPKVQRFKSMTNMNVSMMGRQGTSIQQAYGGSDANLQRHMFSPRPPSITENVFMETAGPDEVCHTKEQGFIQSNEMQHYMNYQGQGSQLTAPNDHMNFNPQIHGLDGQSQNVYSHSQRAISNMHLNAENYSGQSNVSNFNQCQMTAHNQHFQNTRQAYNCANLPVQWNEVSSGTMDNPVQRPNHQIMHQNMSPGNHCQSQLSNCTVPESTKQGCPVNRNSCQQGMYMNNQKYNHGGQVQVKPEQQFHHSAPAMMSCQNMKHPSRQEHHFTKTNTMPLSSEATNCDYQGQQDSTQNSCFNVGLNPNLLSPPGRRSQTPIMQVKEIMVRNYVQSQQALMWEQHPKSMAMMTNSGDDVDTGQNQHKNTPNAAVYMGPKYMNYQGKPSPNNLMSPSSQDSQSSHTKAMGSPSSQCYNFDMMPHPPCGPKPLSRQHSVSSQSTYMGSPNQLSPSYQSSESSPRRMACLPPIQPQSEVTNNTSMMYYTGQMEMHQSKPGVHKLTTPLNLNQTSCDGHQHGQYNASHSFLKTVPYTSSCPAANTLDSLDLENTQIDFTAIIDDADNALMPGNISPNVLAGSSQASSHLTTLRNTGAVVPNMVVGDLNSMLSSLAGENKYLNTMS; encoded by the exons ATGGCGTCCCGCCAGTGTCCGCCCGCTGCTGTGTTTAACTCCATGAACCCTCCTGTGAACAGCTATGTGGAGCATTGCTACCTGAGGTCTCCTAATGTTATGGCGGAAG GAATGAGTGAAATGCCGTACTGCCATCAAACCAACCTTATGACCAGTCACCATGGATTTGGATTGGCACAAGCCAGCGATCATTTGGCAG GATCGCGTTTCTCTACTCCTCGAAGTACAATGAAGCTGAGCAAAAAGAGAGCTATGTCCATCTCCCCGCTGTCGGATGCCAGCATTGATCTACAAACCATGATCAGGACCTCTCCCAATTCCTTGGTTGCTTTCATTAATTCTCGATGTCCTTCAGCTAGTGGGTCTTATGGCCACCTGTCTATTGGAACTATCAG cccATCCCTTGGTTATCAAAATTGCCTTAACCATCAGAGACCACAAGGGGGATCTTACGGAAACAACCCACTCATGTCTTACAACTCCCATGAACACCTGTCCAGCAGAGGAGTGGGCATGCTCCAACCTCGCAGCACAGTCAAGCACTGTCAG TTGAAGTCAGAGCCATTGTCAAGCACTGGTTTGGATTCAATTGGGAGTAAAAGATTAGATGATGTATCCGAAGGAGATATATCTAGTCCTGCTTCTGTTGGAACACAG gaccCACTGCTTGGATTGCTGGATGGGCGTGATGACTTGGAGAAGGATGATGGCAAACATGAGCCGGAAATAGTGTACGAGACCAACTGTCACTGGGAAAGCTGTACTAAGGAGTTTGACACTCAGGAACATCTTGTTCAT CACATAAACAATGAGCATATCCATGGGGAAAAGAAGGAGTTTGTGTGCCACTGGCAAGACTGTTCGCGAGAACTCAGACCCTTTAAGGCACAATATATGCTGGTGGTCCATATGAGGAggcacacaggagagaaacctcaCAAATGCACA tttgaggGATGTAACAAGGCTTATTCACGACTTGAGAACTTGAAGACTCACCTGAGGTCCCATACCGGTGAAAAACCTTATGTATGTGAGCATGAGGGCTGCAACAAGGCCTTCTCCAATGCCTCCGACAGAGCCAAGCACCAAAACCGAACTCACTCTAATGAG AAACCATATGTATGCAAGATCCCCGGCTGCACCAAGCGCTACACAGATCCTAGTTCTCTCAGGAAGCATGTTAAAACTGTACATGGCCCGGAGGCACACATTACCAAGAAGCACCGTGGAGATGGGATGCTCAGGGCTCAGCCCGGTCACGAGGGACCTGGGaatcaaaatgttaaaggggaaaatcAGCTGGATATGGAAGCAAGCTCAGCTTGCAAGGAAGATGGAAGACTTGCTGTGCCAGATATAACTTTG AAGTCTCAGCCCAGTCCTGGTGGACAGTCATCTTGCAGCAGTGAAAGGTCCCCTTTGGGAAGCACCAACAATAATGATAGCGGTGTGGAAATGAATGCCAACACAGGAGGAAGCTTTGAGGACCTCACCAACCTAGATGATATTCCTTCTGTAGATTCAATGGGCACTGCAGGTGCTTCAGCCCTAAGAAAGTTGGAGAATCTTAGGATTGACAAACTGAACCAACTACGTAAAACCCCATCCTCAGGAAAGATGGTCAAACTGCCTTCTATCCACAACAGTG GTCCTCAGGGAGATATGTCTGTTGTCTGCGGACCACTGGGTATGTCTCACAATCAACATGGTATAGAATTGCCAGCCAGCAGCCATGTAAATCACCTTAATGACAGGAGGAACAGCACTACAAGCACCATGAGCTCAGCCTATACTGTGAGCCGCAGATCCTCAGTGGTGTCCCCATACCCACCCAATCAAAGAGCAGGTGATTCTGGCAACATGGTGGATTCGTATGACATTTCTACAGACCCTTCTGGACATTCTAATGAAGCTGTTTGTGCTAGTGGGCTTCCGGGCCTTACTCCTGCACAGCAATatagattaaaggcaaagtatgcTGCAGCAACAGGTGGTCCTCCTCCTACCCCACTGCCCAACATGGAGAGGATGAATACAAATAACAGGATGGCATTTGCTTCTAGTGATTATCGTGGATCAGCCATCTCTTCCCTACAGAGAAGACATAGTAGCAATGAGTATCACAACTATGGAACAGGTATTATTCACCCAGCTCAAGCACCAGGTGCTGGAATAAGAAGAGCTAGTGACCCTGCAAGAACTGGGGGAGATATTCAAGCAGTGCCAAAAGTGCAGCGCTTCAAGAGTATGACAAATATGAATGTATCTATGATGGGGAGACAAGGTACCAGTATTCAGCAAGCATATGGAGGATCTGATGCTAATTTACAAAGACATATGTTTTCTCCACGGCCTCCCAGCATTACTGAGAATGTTTTTATGGAAACAGCAGGTCCCGATGAAGTATGCCATACAAAGGAACAAGGCTTTATCCAGTCTAATGAAATGCAGCACTATATGAACTACCAGGGTCAAGGATCTCAGCTGACTGCACCCAATGACCATATGAACTTTAATCCCCAAATTCATGGGTTAGATGGTCAAAGCCAAAATGTCTACAGCCATTCCCAGCGAGCTATCAGCAACATGCATCTAAATGCAGAGAATTACTCAGGCCAGAGTAATGTTTCAAATTTCAACCAGTGTCAAATGACTGCTCATAACCAGCATTTTCAGAACACAAGGCAAGCGTACAACTGTGCTAATTTACCTGTACAGTGGAATGAGGTTAGTTCAGGAACCATGGACAACCCTGTCCAAAGGCCAAATCACCAAATTATGCATCAAAATATGTCACCTGGAAATCATTGCCAGAGTCAGCTCTCAAACTGTACAGTCCCAGAATCAACAAAGCAGGGTTGTCCTGTAAACAGAAATTCATGCCAGCAGGGAATGTATATGAATAATCAGAAATATAACCATGggggtcaggtgcaggttaagCCTGAACAACAGTTCCACCATTCAGCTCCTGCCATGATGTCCTGTCAAAACATGAAACATCCTTCTAGACAAGAGCATCATTTTACAAAGACAAATACAATGCCTTTGTCATCTGAAGCAACAAACTGTGATTACCAAGGGCAACAAGACAGCACTCAGAACTCTTGCTTCAATGTTGGCCTTAACCCTAATTTGCTAAGCCCTCCAGGGCGTAGGTCTCAGACACCCATAATGCAGGTGAAGGAAATAATGGTCAGAAACTATGTCCAGTCCCAACAAGCGCTAatgtgggagcaacatccaaaaagTATGGCCATGATGACCAACAGTGGGGATGATGTAGACACTGGGCAAAACCAGCACAAGAATACTCCTAATGCTGCTGTTTATATGGGTCCTAAGTATATGAATTATCAGGGCAAGCCATCACCAAACAACCTAATGAGCCCAAGCTCTCAAGACAGCCAGTCTAGTCACACCAAAGCAATGGGAAGCCCAAGCAGTCAGTGTTACAACTTTGACATGATGCCCCATCCCCCCTGTGGCCCCAAACCTTTAAGCAGGCAACACAGTGTATCAAGTCAGTCAACATACATGGGTAGTCCAAATCAGCTTAGTCCATCTTACCAGTCATCTGAATCAAGCCCAAGAAGAATGGCCTGCCTTCCTCCAATTCAGCCTCAGTCTGAAGTCACCAATAATACAAGCATGATGTATTACACAGGTCAAATGGAAATGCATCAAAGTAAACCAGGGGTCCATAAACTTACTACACCACTAAATCTAAACCAGACCAGCTGTGATGGACATCAACATGGCCAGTACAATGCAAGTCATAGCTTTCTAAAGACAGTGCCTTACACAAGTTCATGTCCAGCTGCCAATACATTGGACAGTCTTGATCTGGAGAATACACAAATTGATTTTACAGCAATTATAGATGATGCAGATAATGCTTTGATGCCTGGGAATATTAGCCCCAATGTACTAGCAGGAAGTTCTCAAGCTTCCTCACACTTGACCACACTGCGAAATACAGGAGCTGTTGTTCCAAACATGGTGGTGGGGGACTTGAACTCAATGTTAAGTTCTCTGGCCGGAGAGAATAAGTACCTAAACACAATGTCCTGA
- the gli1.S gene encoding zinc finger protein GLI1 isoform X4, with protein sequence MASRQCPPAAVFNSMNPPVNSYVEHCYLRSPNVMAEGMSEMPYCHQTNLMTSHHGFGLAQASDHLAGTDGSRFSTPRSTMKLSKKRAMSISPLSDASIDLQTMIRTSPNSLVAFINSRCPSASGSYGHLSIGTISPSLGYQNCLNHQRPQGGSYGNNPLMSYNSHEHLSSRGVGMLQPRSTVKHCQLKSEPLSSTGLDSIGSKRLDDVSEGDISSPASVGTQDPLLGLLDGRDDLEKDDGKHEPEIVYETNCHWESCTKEFDTQEHLVHHINNEHIHGEKKEFVCHWQDCSRELRPFKAQYMLVVHMRRHTGEKPHKCTKPYVCKIPGCTKRYTDPSSLRKHVKTVHGPEAHITKKHRGDGMLRAQPGHEGPGNQNVKGENQLDMEASSACKEDGRLAVPDITLKSQPSPGGQSSCSSERSPLGSTNNNDSGVEMNANTGGSFEDLTNLDDIPSVDSMGTAGASALRKLENLRIDKLNQLRKTPSSGKMVKLPSIHNSGPQGDMSVVCGPLGMSHNQHGIELPASSHVNHLNDRRNSTTSTMSSAYTVSRRSSVVSPYPPNQRAGDSGNMVDSYDISTDPSGHSNEAVCASGLPGLTPAQQYRLKAKYAAATGGPPPTPLPNMERMNTNNRMAFASSDYRGSAISSLQRRHSSNEYHNYGTGIIHPAQAPGAGIRRASDPARTGGDIQAVPKVQRFKSMTNMNVSMMGRQGTSIQQAYGGSDANLQRHMFSPRPPSITENVFMETAGPDEVCHTKEQGFIQSNEMQHYMNYQGQGSQLTAPNDHMNFNPQIHGLDGQSQNVYSHSQRAISNMHLNAENYSGQSNVSNFNQCQMTAHNQHFQNTRQAYNCANLPVQWNEVSSGTMDNPVQRPNHQIMHQNMSPGNHCQSQLSNCTVPESTKQGCPVNRNSCQQGMYMNNQKYNHGGQVQVKPEQQFHHSAPAMMSCQNMKHPSRQEHHFTKTNTMPLSSEATNCDYQGQQDSTQNSCFNVGLNPNLLSPPGRRSQTPIMQVKEIMVRNYVQSQQALMWEQHPKSMAMMTNSGDDVDTGQNQHKNTPNAAVYMGPKYMNYQGKPSPNNLMSPSSQDSQSSHTKAMGSPSSQCYNFDMMPHPPCGPKPLSRQHSVSSQSTYMGSPNQLSPSYQSSESSPRRMACLPPIQPQSEVTNNTSMMYYTGQMEMHQSKPGVHKLTTPLNLNQTSCDGHQHGQYNASHSFLKTVPYTSSCPAANTLDSLDLENTQIDFTAIIDDADNALMPGNISPNVLAGSSQASSHLTTLRNTGAVVPNMVVGDLNSMLSSLAGENKYLNTMS encoded by the exons ATGGCGTCCCGCCAGTGTCCGCCCGCTGCTGTGTTTAACTCCATGAACCCTCCTGTGAACAGCTATGTGGAGCATTGCTACCTGAGGTCTCCTAATGTTATGGCGGAAG GAATGAGTGAAATGCCGTACTGCCATCAAACCAACCTTATGACCAGTCACCATGGATTTGGATTGGCACAAGCCAGCGATCATTTGGCAGGTACAGATG GATCGCGTTTCTCTACTCCTCGAAGTACAATGAAGCTGAGCAAAAAGAGAGCTATGTCCATCTCCCCGCTGTCGGATGCCAGCATTGATCTACAAACCATGATCAGGACCTCTCCCAATTCCTTGGTTGCTTTCATTAATTCTCGATGTCCTTCAGCTAGTGGGTCTTATGGCCACCTGTCTATTGGAACTATCAG cccATCCCTTGGTTATCAAAATTGCCTTAACCATCAGAGACCACAAGGGGGATCTTACGGAAACAACCCACTCATGTCTTACAACTCCCATGAACACCTGTCCAGCAGAGGAGTGGGCATGCTCCAACCTCGCAGCACAGTCAAGCACTGTCAG TTGAAGTCAGAGCCATTGTCAAGCACTGGTTTGGATTCAATTGGGAGTAAAAGATTAGATGATGTATCCGAAGGAGATATATCTAGTCCTGCTTCTGTTGGAACACAG gaccCACTGCTTGGATTGCTGGATGGGCGTGATGACTTGGAGAAGGATGATGGCAAACATGAGCCGGAAATAGTGTACGAGACCAACTGTCACTGGGAAAGCTGTACTAAGGAGTTTGACACTCAGGAACATCTTGTTCAT CACATAAACAATGAGCATATCCATGGGGAAAAGAAGGAGTTTGTGTGCCACTGGCAAGACTGTTCGCGAGAACTCAGACCCTTTAAGGCACAATATATGCTGGTGGTCCATATGAGGAggcacacaggagagaaacctcaCAAATGCACA AAACCATATGTATGCAAGATCCCCGGCTGCACCAAGCGCTACACAGATCCTAGTTCTCTCAGGAAGCATGTTAAAACTGTACATGGCCCGGAGGCACACATTACCAAGAAGCACCGTGGAGATGGGATGCTCAGGGCTCAGCCCGGTCACGAGGGACCTGGGaatcaaaatgttaaaggggaaaatcAGCTGGATATGGAAGCAAGCTCAGCTTGCAAGGAAGATGGAAGACTTGCTGTGCCAGATATAACTTTG AAGTCTCAGCCCAGTCCTGGTGGACAGTCATCTTGCAGCAGTGAAAGGTCCCCTTTGGGAAGCACCAACAATAATGATAGCGGTGTGGAAATGAATGCCAACACAGGAGGAAGCTTTGAGGACCTCACCAACCTAGATGATATTCCTTCTGTAGATTCAATGGGCACTGCAGGTGCTTCAGCCCTAAGAAAGTTGGAGAATCTTAGGATTGACAAACTGAACCAACTACGTAAAACCCCATCCTCAGGAAAGATGGTCAAACTGCCTTCTATCCACAACAGTG GTCCTCAGGGAGATATGTCTGTTGTCTGCGGACCACTGGGTATGTCTCACAATCAACATGGTATAGAATTGCCAGCCAGCAGCCATGTAAATCACCTTAATGACAGGAGGAACAGCACTACAAGCACCATGAGCTCAGCCTATACTGTGAGCCGCAGATCCTCAGTGGTGTCCCCATACCCACCCAATCAAAGAGCAGGTGATTCTGGCAACATGGTGGATTCGTATGACATTTCTACAGACCCTTCTGGACATTCTAATGAAGCTGTTTGTGCTAGTGGGCTTCCGGGCCTTACTCCTGCACAGCAATatagattaaaggcaaagtatgcTGCAGCAACAGGTGGTCCTCCTCCTACCCCACTGCCCAACATGGAGAGGATGAATACAAATAACAGGATGGCATTTGCTTCTAGTGATTATCGTGGATCAGCCATCTCTTCCCTACAGAGAAGACATAGTAGCAATGAGTATCACAACTATGGAACAGGTATTATTCACCCAGCTCAAGCACCAGGTGCTGGAATAAGAAGAGCTAGTGACCCTGCAAGAACTGGGGGAGATATTCAAGCAGTGCCAAAAGTGCAGCGCTTCAAGAGTATGACAAATATGAATGTATCTATGATGGGGAGACAAGGTACCAGTATTCAGCAAGCATATGGAGGATCTGATGCTAATTTACAAAGACATATGTTTTCTCCACGGCCTCCCAGCATTACTGAGAATGTTTTTATGGAAACAGCAGGTCCCGATGAAGTATGCCATACAAAGGAACAAGGCTTTATCCAGTCTAATGAAATGCAGCACTATATGAACTACCAGGGTCAAGGATCTCAGCTGACTGCACCCAATGACCATATGAACTTTAATCCCCAAATTCATGGGTTAGATGGTCAAAGCCAAAATGTCTACAGCCATTCCCAGCGAGCTATCAGCAACATGCATCTAAATGCAGAGAATTACTCAGGCCAGAGTAATGTTTCAAATTTCAACCAGTGTCAAATGACTGCTCATAACCAGCATTTTCAGAACACAAGGCAAGCGTACAACTGTGCTAATTTACCTGTACAGTGGAATGAGGTTAGTTCAGGAACCATGGACAACCCTGTCCAAAGGCCAAATCACCAAATTATGCATCAAAATATGTCACCTGGAAATCATTGCCAGAGTCAGCTCTCAAACTGTACAGTCCCAGAATCAACAAAGCAGGGTTGTCCTGTAAACAGAAATTCATGCCAGCAGGGAATGTATATGAATAATCAGAAATATAACCATGggggtcaggtgcaggttaagCCTGAACAACAGTTCCACCATTCAGCTCCTGCCATGATGTCCTGTCAAAACATGAAACATCCTTCTAGACAAGAGCATCATTTTACAAAGACAAATACAATGCCTTTGTCATCTGAAGCAACAAACTGTGATTACCAAGGGCAACAAGACAGCACTCAGAACTCTTGCTTCAATGTTGGCCTTAACCCTAATTTGCTAAGCCCTCCAGGGCGTAGGTCTCAGACACCCATAATGCAGGTGAAGGAAATAATGGTCAGAAACTATGTCCAGTCCCAACAAGCGCTAatgtgggagcaacatccaaaaagTATGGCCATGATGACCAACAGTGGGGATGATGTAGACACTGGGCAAAACCAGCACAAGAATACTCCTAATGCTGCTGTTTATATGGGTCCTAAGTATATGAATTATCAGGGCAAGCCATCACCAAACAACCTAATGAGCCCAAGCTCTCAAGACAGCCAGTCTAGTCACACCAAAGCAATGGGAAGCCCAAGCAGTCAGTGTTACAACTTTGACATGATGCCCCATCCCCCCTGTGGCCCCAAACCTTTAAGCAGGCAACACAGTGTATCAAGTCAGTCAACATACATGGGTAGTCCAAATCAGCTTAGTCCATCTTACCAGTCATCTGAATCAAGCCCAAGAAGAATGGCCTGCCTTCCTCCAATTCAGCCTCAGTCTGAAGTCACCAATAATACAAGCATGATGTATTACACAGGTCAAATGGAAATGCATCAAAGTAAACCAGGGGTCCATAAACTTACTACACCACTAAATCTAAACCAGACCAGCTGTGATGGACATCAACATGGCCAGTACAATGCAAGTCATAGCTTTCTAAAGACAGTGCCTTACACAAGTTCATGTCCAGCTGCCAATACATTGGACAGTCTTGATCTGGAGAATACACAAATTGATTTTACAGCAATTATAGATGATGCAGATAATGCTTTGATGCCTGGGAATATTAGCCCCAATGTACTAGCAGGAAGTTCTCAAGCTTCCTCACACTTGACCACACTGCGAAATACAGGAGCTGTTGTTCCAAACATGGTGGTGGGGGACTTGAACTCAATGTTAAGTTCTCTGGCCGGAGAGAATAAGTACCTAAACACAATGTCCTGA